The Schistosoma mansoni, WGS project CABG00000000 data, supercontig 0402, strain Puerto Rico, whole genome shotgun sequence genomic sequence TGATGCATTGTATCTTCCCTGTATTACATCACATATATTTGTATGTCAATGAACAAGAATCTTGATGGACAGTTTATGCTTCTTCATGTGGAGCACCTGGAGTAAGCAAGTAATTATCAGGAAATGAAAGTAGAATTCTTGCTGACCGAAGATGATAATGTAGTAATAAACAAGAATGTTCAAAAAAGTTGTCCCGATTATCCAGTTCCCATAGAACATGTTAGTTCAATCCAGATTGCTAATATAACTCAATGGAGCGTTAAGAATATATACTGAATTTCTAAAGGACGCAGCTTAATATCAATACTCCTGAGAATATTATATAACTCATCGTCTTAAGTTATCTGTCAAACAAGTAAGATTTGACCATGTTTACGTGAAACAAATTGCACAGTATATTGTGTATAATATTGGTTAtctgttttaaaatataaacattctCACGATCATCGATCTAActtccaactgccctaggtggactttccgtgtccaccaacccggttagagcgacGGACagtcgcttttcgtcctttcgaCTTCGTTAACAACGgcaatgccacgagaaggcagttagtagggttttcctggtagaggctatacaGGCGAGGACatatgagagcgtttcgagagggagagagagcgtactctccctaCTCTTgtctgtaccagggcatttgggggccggtAATATATAAGTTAATTAGTATCAATTGTTTGGTGCATTGAGGCAACACTGAACACTTAGTGTCAACCTTTTACAATGTTTGCCCATTCTagaagtcatatatatatatatatatatcaccttcGGTGATGTAcgtctacaaaataaattcacAAAGAAAAAACTACCATAGTCTCATTTTAATATGGAATATACAATTCTCTATTTCTATTCATTGCTAATTATGAGTTTGTGGTTAACTGTCAACACATAGTACTGACATAGATTGTGTTGTGCTGATTGACAACATTGTGAATATTTTAAGAAGACACCATAGCACCTATTGTTTTTGTTATGATTTGACCTAGGCtatagccaattgttatgacttgaccaaggtcgtcgctgattcgttatgaccttacgaatttaacaaggacgtaattcgcgtaaattatccaccaatagaacacgacttctacgaccttcacactgtgacaatgacgttcgattagtatgagtaacctagcgtccttattggtccttatccgcccaacccgttcacttgagtccaaaaacaccaatatcagcctcggcaatacgaatcgtttatttcaagcatactttgtttatatatcagacagacaggccacatcataccataaaatagaaaataatatttgtacaaaatcaagccaaacgcgactggaagcgtgggagacagtactcaataaaccgagtataatttaggaacaataaatcatataataataatcaataggtcaaaatgaagctaataataagatgaatatagacatagataatccagttaccgaatagttataccataggaatataaatagaataatagtgtaataagaggtcccgtaagttatcagtacttactttttcctagtatataacagtTTTAGTATTTTACAAATTCTGTTGTATattaagttttattattataaacccTTGGAACCATGCCAATAATTGGATACAATTTCTTTTCACTGTTGTCAATTAAAACATACTATAAATTACAATCAGAGAACTTTTCTTAGTGTTATTCATTCAAAAAGGAAACATATCACATGTCATTCCACTAACTATTTACCGATACTACTATTTTTGGTATCTAACTGACAGTATTATTGATATCGAAAAGAACATCACTACACTAAATATATGAATGATATCGGTTTGCAAAGTTTTGCTCTTTAATCTGTTTTTATTATTAGAAGGAAATGATATGAATAAAACTGATTATATTTATCACAAAGTCTGTAAGCTACTTAGTGATAGTGAAGACTCTTAAACAATAATATTGACAAATGTGCATCATAACTGAGAATTCACATCAATCAATGTCACCTACTGAAATCACAGTTATCAGACACTTTGTGATTTTTTTAAATGGTATAAACGAAATCATCTCTTAACTGTTATTGTCAATCAGTTCTTACTACAAAAGCTGATTTAATCACATAAGATTTATGCCCGAAAATGCTTTGTTACGTCCCAGACTGGTAAGAATCAGCTCTCCATCtgcaaatgctctcacatgttcGCGCCACTGTCAGGATGTCCTACTCATTACCTTCTCGCAGCATAGATGTTGATTACAAAATAGAGGGGATGGAAATCGAATGAACGGCACTTTAGCCAGGTTAGTAGATatagagatatcaactaggtatttggaaa encodes the following:
- a CDS encoding XP_018647441.1, translating into MSNLASLLVLIRPTRSLESKNTNISLGNTNRLFQAYFVYISDRQATSYHKIENNICTKSSQTRLEAWETVLNKPSII